In Micromonospora sp. WMMD980, the following are encoded in one genomic region:
- a CDS encoding FtsX-like permease family protein, translating to MLALFVTTVAVGIMGTIAAERGPAPRGSLEAGRLSFWLGEDAQVPATLPADLAAVPGVRNLVVIRENPVQGAGHDYGVIACVDIPAAYGRCADGAAVAEVSEGLIPWRGSASADRVWPASEVDPAALPRLPAGSLAVDADGPAAIERARTIMETAFPAHAVAPTVPGDFESDFANTMRGWQRLADVVVVFSLALAGCSLAVAVAAGLSERKRPFSLLRLSGAPVRLLRRVVALESAVPMLTVAAVAVGMGLVAAHLFLRAQMHYDLRLPGVGFAAVVAVGLLGCLAVIAATLPLLERVTGPQTARSE from the coding sequence ATGCTCGCGTTGTTCGTCACCACCGTGGCGGTCGGCATCATGGGCACGATCGCCGCCGAGCGCGGTCCCGCCCCCCGGGGCTCGCTGGAAGCCGGCCGGCTGTCCTTCTGGCTGGGGGAGGACGCGCAGGTGCCCGCCACGCTGCCGGCCGACCTGGCCGCGGTCCCCGGCGTGCGCAACCTCGTGGTCATCCGGGAGAACCCGGTGCAGGGCGCGGGTCACGACTACGGCGTGATCGCCTGCGTCGACATCCCGGCCGCATACGGGCGGTGCGCCGACGGGGCGGCCGTCGCCGAGGTGTCGGAGGGCCTGATCCCGTGGCGGGGGTCCGCCTCGGCGGACCGGGTCTGGCCCGCCTCCGAGGTCGACCCGGCGGCGCTCCCGCGGCTGCCGGCGGGTTCGCTGGCGGTCGACGCGGACGGCCCGGCCGCGATCGAGCGGGCCCGGACGATCATGGAAACCGCGTTCCCCGCCCACGCGGTGGCACCGACCGTGCCGGGCGACTTCGAGTCCGACTTCGCGAACACCATGCGCGGCTGGCAGCGGCTGGCCGACGTGGTGGTGGTGTTCAGCCTCGCGCTCGCCGGGTGCAGCCTGGCGGTGGCCGTGGCGGCCGGCCTCAGCGAGCGGAAGCGGCCGTTCAGCCTGCTGCGGCTCAGCGGCGCGCCGGTGCGGCTGCTGCGCCGGGTGGTGGCGCTGGAGAGCGCCGTGCCGATGCTGACCGTCGCCGCGGTCGCGGTCGGGATGGGCCTGGTGGCCGCGCACCTGTTCCTGCGCGCGCAGATGCACTACGACCTGCGGCTGCCCGGGGTCGGGTTCGCCGCCGTGGTGGCCGTCGGGCTGCTCGGCTGTCTCGCCGTCATCGCCGCCACGCTGCCGCTGCTGGAACGCGTCACCGGCCCGCAGACCGCCCGCAGCGAGTGA